From the genome of Longispora fulva:
GTCACCAGCGGCCCGTAGGCGTCCGGGCGGCGGTCGCGGTAGAACTGCCAGCGGTCGCGCACCTCGGCCAGCAGGCCCATGTCCAGGTCGCGCACGATCAGCTCCGGGTCGTGGTCGTGCCCGACGTCGCCGACGAACTTGCCCTCGGGGTCCACGAAGTAGGAGGTGCCGTAGAAGTCGTTGTCGCCCAGGTCGCTCTCGACGCCGACCCGGTTGATCGCCCCGACGAAGAACTCGTTGGCCACGGCCGCCGCCGGCTGTTCGAGCTTCCACAGGTACGCCGACAGACCCCGGCTGGTCGCCGACGGGTTGAACACCAGCTGCGCGCCGGCCAGGCCCAGGGCGCGCCAGCCCTCGGGGAAGTGCCGGTCGTAGCAGATGTACACGCCGACCTTGCCGACGGCGGTGTCGAACACCGGGTACCCCAGATTGCCGGGTTTGAAGTAGAACTTCTCCCAGAAGCCCTTGACCTGGGGGATGTGGGTCTTGCGGAACTTGCCGAGGTAGCGGCCGTCGGCGTCGAGGACGGCCGCGGTGTTGTAGAGGACGCCGGGTTGTTCCTGCTCGTACACCGGGAGCACCATGACCATCCCGAGTTCGCGCGCGAGTGCCTGGAACCGCTCGACCGTCGGGCCGGGGACCGATTCGGCGTAGGAGTAGTAGGCGGCGTCCTGCACCTGGCAGAAGTACGGGCCGTAGAACAGTTCCTGGAAGCAGATGACCTTCGCGCCCCGCGCGGCGGCCTGCCGGGCGTACTCCTCGTGCGCCTTGATCATGGATTCCTTGTCGCCGGTCCACGTCGTCTGCACGAGTGCCGCGCGAATGATGTCCGCCATGCTCAGTCCCTCCGTCGTGCCGCGTGGGCGGTGTGGAGAACTCACCATCTGTATCAGGTTCGCGGCGCCCAGTCACGCATACCGGGCGCCGATTCCTGGAACGCGAAAACCCCGCCTTTCGGGTACCCGTGGCGGGGTCGCCCGAAGCTAGAATATTGTTGAACAATTCTGGGCTGGGGGTGACCATGGATCTGCCCGGCGACCTCCGGCTCCTCGACCGGTCGAGTACGGCCGACCGGGTGGCCCAGGTGCTGCGCGCCCGGATCGCGGCCGGCGAGCTGCCACCGGGCACCCGGCTGTCGGAGAGGGCGCTCACCGACGGGCTGGGCGTCTCCCGCAACACCCTGCGCGAGGCGTTCCGGCTGCTCGCCCACGAACACCTGCTGCGGTACGAGCTCCATCACGGCGTGCACGTCCGTCAGCTCTCGTCCGCCGACGTGACCGACATCTACCGGGTGCGGCGCGCGCTGGAGTGCGCCGGCGTCCGGGCCGCGGCCGGCTCGACCGGCGGGCAGGGCGAGGTTCTCGAGGCCGTCGGTGCCGGGGAGCTGGCCGCGGCGGCCGGGGACTGGGCCGCCGTGGGGACCGCCGACATCTCCTTCCACCGCGCCGTGGCCGGGCTGGCAGGCAGCGCGCGGATCGACCGGCACATGGACGTGGTGCTCGCCGAGCTGCGGTTGGCGTTCCTGGAGATGGCGGACCCGCGCGCGTTCCACGAGCCGTACCTGCGCCGCAACCGGGTCATCGCCGACCTGCTCACCGCCGGGGACCTCGCCGGGGCCGAGACCGAGCTGCTCGGCTACCTCGACGCCGCCGAACACCAGATCCTCAGCCGGATGTCCGGATGAGGATCCGATCCGTGGGCGCGCACGCACTGCTCCTGGAGGTGGACTCCACCGCGGCGGTGGCGGCCCTGCACACCGAGCTCGTCCGACGCCGCGCGGCCGGCCTGCTGGCGGGGGTGACCGAGATCGTGC
Proteins encoded in this window:
- a CDS encoding nitrilase-related carbon-nitrogen hydrolase, giving the protein MADIIRAALVQTTWTGDKESMIKAHEEYARQAAARGAKVICFQELFYGPYFCQVQDAAYYSYAESVPGPTVERFQALARELGMVMVLPVYEQEQPGVLYNTAAVLDADGRYLGKFRKTHIPQVKGFWEKFYFKPGNLGYPVFDTAVGKVGVYICYDRHFPEGWRALGLAGAQLVFNPSATSRGLSAYLWKLEQPAAAVANEFFVGAINRVGVESDLGDNDFYGTSYFVDPEGKFVGDVGHDHDPELIVRDLDMGLLAEVRDRWQFYRDRRPDAYGPLVTP
- a CDS encoding GntR family transcriptional regulator, which produces MDLPGDLRLLDRSSTADRVAQVLRARIAAGELPPGTRLSERALTDGLGVSRNTLREAFRLLAHEHLLRYELHHGVHVRQLSSADVTDIYRVRRALECAGVRAAAGSTGGQGEVLEAVGAGELAAAAGDWAAVGTADISFHRAVAGLAGSARIDRHMDVVLAELRLAFLEMADPRAFHEPYLRRNRVIADLLTAGDLAGAETELLGYLDAAEHQILSRMSG